A genome region from Hemitrygon akajei chromosome 14, sHemAka1.3, whole genome shotgun sequence includes the following:
- the bri3bp gene encoding BRI3-binding protein, with product MARAVLLAALLLAALVSVDSAKARRATTHEKSNNFFRQVANGIYRNLVAVFGEQVVEAVYKFFSRATEQFVFGMDVLVETVWKIWADLLEILGIDASNLHQYLNPATAVHHPSQVLLISVAVLLAYWFISMCLGLLFYMLRTVFGYFFWIARIIFFALACLYILQKNEGDPEGAVLPLCILVLTYVITGPVGFYWRRSGNHVQDKLEHLDGQIRLMNIRLNRVLEKLDQNAA from the exons ATGGCGAGAGCCGTGCTCCTGGCCGCGCTGCTTCTCGCAGCCCTCGTGTCCGTGGACTCGGCCAAGGCACGGCGGGCCACCACGCACGAGAAGTCCAACAACTTTTTCAGACAGGTCGCAAATGGCATTTACCGGAATCTGGTGGCCGTTTtcggggagcaggtggtggaggcGGTCTACAAG TTTTTCTCCAGAGCAACTGAACAGTTTGTCTTTGGTATGGATGTGTTGGTGGAAACCGTGTGGAAAATATGGGCGGACCTCCTGGAAATTCTTGGAATTGATG CATCCAACCTGCACCAGTATCTGAATCCAGCGACAGCAGTTCACCACCCATCTCAAGTCCTCCTGATATCTGTTGCTGTGCTTTTAGCTTACTGGTTTATATCAATGTGTCTGGGACTTCTGTTTTATATGTTACGCACAGTATTTGGCTATTTTTTCTGGATTGCCCGAATCATCTTTTTTGCCCTTGCTTGTTTGTATATTCTGCAGAAGAATGAAGGTGATCCTGAAGGTGCCGTACTCCCCCTTTGCATTCTAGTTTTGACATATGTTATAACTGGTCCAGTTGGCTTTTATTGGAGGAGAAGTGGTAATCATGTACAAGATAAACTTGAACACCTTGATGGTCAAATCAGGCTCATGAACATTCGTCTTAATAGAGTCTTGGAAAAACTCGACCAAAATGCTGCTTAG